From Coturnix japonica isolate 7356 chromosome 1, Coturnix japonica 2.1, whole genome shotgun sequence, the proteins below share one genomic window:
- the LOC107322167 gene encoding cell surface glycoprotein CD200 receptor 1-B-like: MTQTWAVPAVVFLLVIHLIGGSAYRRVNVEAGHEAVLNCPSVSKLTLVMVTWKMKSSTSCFLAYRKDLNETRMLNCSERMMWKYSPDLDPTLCIFPVNLNDEGNYTCEIVSSEGNFLFFFSLTVIVPPTLSLTSDKNRVAVCQATAGKPAAKISWIPGSNYSVEKDVHHLNGTVTRISYINWVNSTYPNVTCLVTHPAVNQTLSLDLSYNSSELQYLLIGLPASLAVVCGAGVTLCLILRCRASRLRKKSHQSPVQTVTENFRFTPLHLNAPVMDHSVSPEKIYQNYKPQATFMGY; encoded by the exons ATGACTCAAACATGGGCAGTTCCGGCTGTGGTCTTTCTCTTGGTGATCCACCTGATTGGAGGGTCAG CTTATAGAAGGGTGAATGTGGAGGCTGGTCATGAGGCTGTGTTGAATTGCCCATCAGTTTCCAAGCTGACTTTGGTAATGGTGACATGGAAGATGAAATCCAGCACTTCCTGCTTTTTGGCTTATAGAAAGGATCTCAATGAGACAAGAATGTTAAACTGCAGTGAGAGGATGATGTGGAAATACTCTCCTGACCTTGACCCAACTCTCTGTATTTTCCCTGTGAACCTGAATGATGAGGGAAATTACACCTGTGAAATTGTCAGCAGTGAggggaattttctttttttcttttctctgactGTCATAG TCCCTCCTACATTGTCTCTGACCTCGGACAAGAACAGAGTGGCTGTTTGCCAAGCTACTGCTGGAAAACCAGCTGCTAAAATCTCCTGGATCCCTGGAAGTAATTACAGTGTTGAGAAAGATGTCCACCACCTCAACGGAACAGTGACCAGGATCAGCTACATAAACTGGGTCAACAGCACGTATCCTAATGTCACCTGCCTGGTTACCCATCCAGCTGTGAACCAGACTCTCTCCCTGGATCTGTCAT ACAATTCCTCTGAGCTCCAATATCTCCTGATCGGACTGCCTGCAAGTCTTGCTGTTGTCTGTGGTGCTGGAGTGACCTTATGCTTGATTTTAAGGTGCAGGG CCTCCCGACTACGGAAGAAGTCACATCAGTCACCAGTGCAGACTGTG ACTGAAAACTTCAGGTTCACACCACTGCATCTGAACGCACCTGTGATGGACCATTCTGTCTCACCAGAGAAAATCTATCAGAATTACAAACCACAAGCTACATTTATGGGCTATTAA